A region from the Vanessa tameamea isolate UH-Manoa-2023 chromosome 3, ilVanTame1 primary haplotype, whole genome shotgun sequence genome encodes:
- the LOC113397503 gene encoding single-stranded DNA-binding protein, mitochondrial: protein MQCLLRVSSSARRIVLTQQLHTTTAQCEAQNTEKTINQVTLLGRVGADPQKRGSEEHPVINFPLATHFSYKYESGDILQRTDWHRVSVFRPGLRDTVYKYLKKGQRVYVTGKLSYGEIKLDDGQVRTASTVIADDIIFFQSQPQNS, encoded by the exons ATGCAGTGTCTTCTTAGA GTGTCATCGTCTGCTCGTCGAATAGTTTTAACCCAACAATTACATACGACAACAGCACAATGTGAAGCTCAGAATACGGAAAAGA CTATCAATCAAGTCACATTATTGGGGAGAGTTGGAGCTGATCCTCAGAAACGTGGATCTGAAGAACATCCAGTCATAAATTTTCCACTCGCAACTCATTTCAGCTATAAATATGAGTCAGGTGATATATTACAACGAACAGACTGGCACAGAGTGAGTGTTTTCCGGCCTGGGCTTCGTGACACTgtttacaagtatttaaaaaaaggtcaGAGGGTTTATGTCACTGGTAAATTATCGTATGGCGAAATAAAATTAGACGATGGACAAGTAAGAACAGCATCAACAGTAATTGcagatgatataatattttttcagagTCAACCTCAAAATAGTTGA
- the LOC113397475 gene encoding caprin homolog, with amino-acid sequence MPSAANAKSEKPASSEAADNSPIRQIMTILEHKIRNLEKRKSKLTSYRDLQKAGKELNGDQKVAVAKYDEVIQTLEFARDLSKQVTSIALSAEREAKKQAKKDAWVRYTADTNKIREVLLILDCLMQMGNGEARDDFLNGTNGAAKLTEEDLKILDDLYPEITPKHELNEEGQPGFHAYTIKAAEHLYAIIDGKPKEILGTTYTHIKEIINTVHDCGYFDKSGEIIVPEAEDCQNVISEEINDHSPELEETETTVPVYGPPVAIPAPPAPAVVPAPGYPLRPLPPITLQEVEHAYFSQQYPQQRPISEVIGSQNFFFLQESEIDSPVGTPQPPILNQPSPPAPIPTQTFTNQHYVQIPGGRVPEPGSIPMPPQPHFLPHPDHTAYQGVPLPAPMGHTQPPHVPPQNALPQPMQHNPQPVPQAVHIEQQSPVLVEEQKMMIPSEDKIEEESKECRSPEREEGDRKTQGQGDGQNRFRRYRGSGRGSSNGFRGRGSFQNRQNNDGYHGRHGNDYPNRLNKEGYQNRQYNDGYQNRHGKEGYQNRNSNDGYYGNGDTGDGLQNENGGRDRYNDNSQNYQGGFKSRGRGGPRGGTRGAPRAPRPHQYNRKPENVE; translated from the exons ATGCCTTCAGCTGCGAATGCAAAGTCTGAAAAACCAGCTTCTTCGGAAGCTGCGGATAATTCACCAATACGACAGATTATGACTATTCTTGAACATAAAATTCGCAACTTGGAAAAAAGAAAG AGCAAGCTGACATCATACCGTGACTTGCAAAAGGCTGGTAAAGAGCTTAATGGTGATCAAAAAGTTGCCGTTGCTAAGTATGATGAAGTCATTCAGACATTGGAATTTGCTCGTGATCTTTCAAAGCAGGTGACTTCGATTGCTCTTTCTGCTGAGCGTGAAGCGAAGAAGCAGGCAAAAAAG GATGCATGGGTACGTTATACTGCAGACACTAATAAGATACGTGAAGTCCTACTGATTCTAGACTGTCTCATGCAAATGGGTAATGGTGAAGCAAGAGATGACTTTTTAAATGGTACTAATGGTGCTGCAAAGCTCACAGAAgaagatttaaaaattttagatgATCT gtatcCAGAAATAACTCCTAAGCATGAATTGAATGAAGAAGGACAACCAGGCTTTCATGCTTACACAATTAAAGCCGCTGAGCATTTGTATGCTATTATTGATGGTAAACCAAAAGAAATTTTAGGAACAACATACACCCATATCAAGGAAATCATAAATACTGTTCACGACTGTGGTTACTTTGATAAATCTGGAGAAATCATAGTTCCTGAGGCTGAAGATTGCCAAAATGTAATTTCAGAAGAAATTAATGATCATTCCCCTGAGTTAGAAGAGACTGAAACTACTGTTCCAGTTTATGGTCCACCAGTTGCCATTCCTGCTCCACCAGCTCCTGCTGTTGTGCCTGCACCTGGTTACCCTCTTCGGCCTCTGCCTCCAATTACATTGCAAGAAGTTGAACATGCATACTTTTCTCAGCAATATCCTCAACAAAGACCTATCTCTGAAGTTATAGGATCTCAAAACTTTTTCTTTCTCCAGGAATCTGAAATTGATAGCCCTGTAGGAACCCCACAGCCACCTATCTTGAATCAACCTTCTCCTCCCGCACCAATCCCAACCCAGACATTTACTAATCAACACTATGTCCAAATACCAGGTGGGCGTGTCCCTGAGCCAGGATCAATCCCTATGCCACCTCAGCCACATTTTCTTCCACACCCAGATCATACTGCTTATCAAGGAGTGCCACTTCCTGCACCAATGGGGCATACACAACCCCCTCATGTGCCTCCTCAAAATGCCCTACCACAGCCTATGCAGCATAATCCACAACCTGTCCCACAAGCTGTTCATATTGAGCAACAATCTCCAGTTCTTGTTGAAGAACAAAAAATGATGATTCCCAGTGAAGATAAAATTGAAGAAGAATCAAAAGAATGTAGAAGCCCTGAGCGAGAAGAGGGTGATCGCAAAACTCAAGGTCAAGGCGATGGACAAAACAGATTTAGAAGATACCGTGGAAGTGGAAGGGGATCATCAAATGGTTTTCGCGGGCGTGGATCTTTCCAGAACAGACAGAACAATGATGGCTATCATGGAAGACATGGAAATGATTACCCTAACAGATTGAATAAAGAAGGATACCAAAACCGACAGTATAATGATGGTTATCAAAACAGGCACGGAAAAGAGGGTTATCAAAACAGAAATTCAAATGATGGCTATTATGGTAATGGCGATACTGGTGATGGCCTTCAAAACGAAAATGGCGGACGCGATAGATACAATGATAACTCTCAGAACTATCAAGGTGGGTTTAAAAGTCGCGGCAGAGGAGGCCCTCGCGGCGGAACACGTGGTGCCCCCCGTGCCCCGCGACCCCACCAATACAATCGTAAACCAGAAAATGTGGAATAG